In Populus alba chromosome 4, ASM523922v2, whole genome shotgun sequence, the genomic window tgtctttaaaatatataggaGGAAGCTGAGTATGAAGAGGAAAAACAGGAAGAGGAATCCGAAGAAGAATCCGAAGATGATTCTGATGTTAGTAAATAATCACGCGtcaattgcattttattttaatttattatttggaATGGCTCGTTAATCAGAAActaccttttgttttattgttgaatAATGTGTAGCAAAAGCGGAAAGGAACTCAAGGTATTATTCAGATTGAAAATCCTAATTTGGTGAAAGCAAAGAATTTGAAAGCTAAAGATGTTGATGTAAGTTTCAGAAACATTGTTGTTTCAAAGTTTTCTGTgatcaaattaaattgagaagTAAAGTTGCTATATGGTGTTTTCAGATGGGGAAAACAACGGAGCTTTCAAGGCGGGAAAGGTTAGTGAAAGGGACTTTGCGTATCTTCCATTGAAGAAAGGAACTCATTATTGAGATGTAGAAAAAACTATTACCCTGTTATGGCCCTGCCAAAACAGGATATAATATCTTGCTTTTAGGATTCGATCTTTGGAATCCAGATTGTACCTTAAGAAATTTTGTTTGACTCTGCTTGCTTCAATTTGTTTGCAGGGAGGAGATAGAGAAACAAAGGGCTCATGAGCGATATATGAGGCTGCAAGAACAGGGGAAAACAGATCAAGCTAGGAAAGACTTAGGTaagatattatattttcttgGGGCTCTAATGTAGAATGTTATGTTTATGAACATGGGTTGAGGATAATTATGGATACTTCAACCAATATTATTCTCTTAACTATATTTACAGCTCAATCTCTTTAGATAGCAATACATGTTGGTGTGAGATGGGCATGGCTTTGGTTGAAGGAAATTTCTTTCCTCCCCCTATTATTTCCAGCCCTCATTTTTCTCCATCTAAGTTTCACGATCcattctgcatgcagaacgtttaagtCTCATACGCCAGCAAAGGGAAGAAGCTGCTAGAAagcgagaagaagaaaaggctgGTAAGACTCAGTTATCCTTGGAGAAATTGCTtttccctccattttttttttttaattttcttgtaaatGATAAAAACCGTGTTTTTCAGCCAAGGAGCAGAAGAAAACAGAAACTCGGAAATAACCTTTCGAGGAATATTTCAACTATTAGTGCCCACCATAACATGGTAGAAAGAACTTGCTAGTCGGTTTATAATTTGTCCTTTGTGTGCCGACAAAAATTTCTTGTCTGTGTTTCTCAGTAGACTATGTTATATACGTCTTTGAGATGCAAAAATTTGTACACGtaatattttgtattgtatTTGAACAGTTACGATGTGCATTTGATGCTATTTTGAACTCCAGTTTTTCAACCATAAATTAAACGATGTTGACTCCTAGTCTCCTAGTCGATCCTTTTTTTCAAACCTCCCAGTCAATCAGGATTCTTTTAACAAGGTTGATTTACAAGGGTTATGAACAATCATTATTCTTATTACAAtgtgaatatttaatttttatgtaaataatgctcttaaacaaataaagaaatatacCTCATTATTTAATACTGAAATTGATTGAACAAATCCATGTACATGGTTACTGAacaacattacaaaaaaatgttGACCATGTCGAACATGAAAgccaatcaaatatttcaaacaaggTGTATTTTGTCCTTTTTCGAACATTTTTCTTAACTATGTGTACTTGTTCTTTAGTTGTTTCCACAACAATGTTCAATTCTATAAACTAACTATAAATAATAGCTTAAAGTCATATTATAATAAgagaaatatgaaattgaagcCAAAATAGAAAGCAAAGCCTAACTATTCAGGCCACATCATaatcaacataaatctagagCAATTTTATGATTGTGCTACCAATATTATGCTTCCAATTTTTTTAGGAGTACCATCCTCtagtattttctttatatagggATAATACTTCTTCAAATATTGACCATTGATCGAAAATGATAGGCACCCTCATTTGAGAACTTTTGATAAACAATACATGGACTCTTATAGTTAGGAGACAATAAGCcatattttaaattcttatgTTCAATTAGGAGTGTGACCTTCCATACCATATTACtcacttagaattttttttatcgaacatgtttattatatgtttttttgacCTTTCTCTTATGTGATAGTAAATGATTCAATGCATGGAGTCTCACCTCATCGAGGCTCTTTAACTTAGCTAGCTTGACTAATTGATAATCTGAGTTGTCCATGTTAAATTATGTTACTTTTTTGAGTGATTGCACCCTAAGCTCTATAGGTACATGACATCATAGCCATATGTTAGAATAAATGATGAGGTTTATAAGGTTTATAAGGCAGTCTTCTATGAAGTCTTATATGCCTataaaacttttaataaaacttCAGGCCAAGGTTAATTATTGTTTCTAACtaatttatatatgttaagGATTAGAGGCTTGTTAGTCAATTTACTTGCATATTGGCTTGGGCATACTAAATAATAGAGCGAAGTATTTTGAATCTATACTTCTATGCGAATTACTCATATTCTCGACCCTTGGTTAatagtgatgatttttttactgTCCAAATCTATAAATGATCTATTCCTTAAttgatttgatcattatttCTTGATTGATAGACCGATAAGAAATGACTTCAACTTATTTTGTGAAGTAATTAATGGCTTACTAGGAAGTAGTTATGCTCTTTTGATGTTGAAGGATGTATCTTGCCAATGATGTCCATTAGACAACCTTTTAATAGCCATGGTTTAACCACtgcattcaattcaattcacttGAATATACATGTTGGACTAGACCAaactattgatatttttagcatcaTGTCATATAATTAATGCAATCATTAATTATGCATCTTAACACTAAATTGGTGAGTTCTCTAAAGCCATTCATGAACTTCAAACATGACCAACAAGGCTTCTTTTAGTCCTAACAATTAAGAAGAATTCAAGTTTTATGCCTCCTACATGGTATATATGTTAGGAGTACATAATTGACcacttttattttgaaagatcTTGAAACTTTCTATAAAAGAATTCAAGTTGTGGTATGAAATAGAGGTACTATGAATCCAATAATTaacttataattatttgtatatttaGGGAGTGGTTAGCATGTTAATGGCTATCATGCCTAGGCTAGGAtgtatttgttgttttgtttcatATACTTGGAAATACCTTAATGTGTTCGGTATACTCATTCTAAACACTCATATTAGAATATTTGTTATTACTAAATTCTGTAGGATATGCCTACTCAAGTGTATAAATCCATACATTATTAGGCATATTCTGATGAAGCTTGTTCTGCATCTCATTTAACTAATCAAATATAACCATATAGTTTGATTGACCACTATTATGTTGTTTGTAGGAGGTTGTGTTTGTTGTGTTCTCCATCTTTATACTGAGAGctcttatattaatatttgatatatttataagctAATAATAAAAAGCCCTTTCAGTAGCAACTATAGCTGATTGACTGGGATTTATCATAGTTGAT contains:
- the LOC118033052 gene encoding uncharacterized protein, with translation MGRGKFKGKPTGHRQFSTPEQMLAGTSTRPRTFKREEAEYEEEKQEEESEEESEDDSDQKRKGTQGIIQIENPNLVKAKNLKAKDVDMGKTTELSRREREEIEKQRAHERYMRLQEQGKTDQARKDLERLSLIRQQREEAARKREEEKAAKEQKKTETRK